The Puniceicoccales bacterium genome segment CTTGGATTCTTTGGCCGATGCATCACGGGATACTGGTAGTGGCGATGGGAAAAAGCCCCGGGTATACACCCAGGAAGAAATAACGAAACTGAAGGCTTATATAGATGGAACGAAATTGTTTTCTTCGGATGATACGGCACCAATTGAACAGAGAATGCCATTGACACATTTCTGGACCCACAGCGATATTGAAACAAAAGATAATGAGATAAAAAACATACTGAATAAGTGTTATGGCTCTGGAAAGTCTGGCCTTGGAGCAGATGAGGTATCTCTGTGGAGCGAAAGCCTTCGAATATATATAGATAAGCTGAATTCGAACGGAGCAATCATTTCAACTAACATGCAACGTACCATGCAGATATGTAATGAGACCACGTCTATCGCTACCCAGATGCTCAAGAATAACGGTGATACGCTGAGACAGATATATTCGAATATTAGGTAATATTTTTACAAATGGATGGTGATGGTAAATTAAAGATTGATAAATCTTTTGATGAGTTGTTAACTAAGTACTTCTCTGACAAAGATCCGAACGTGGCATTGTATGAAAAGATTCCAGGTATCTCTGATATAAATCTGGAGGCAGCCTATGGCATTGGCTATGATTTATTTCAAAAGAAAAAATACGACAAGGCTCATAGCATTTTTTACTTTTTGTGCATACTTAATCATTTCCAAAAGAAATACTGGAAGGCACTGGCCTTGACCTGCTATATGATGAGGAAATATGAAGAGTCCAGAATGATGTACTTCACAGCGTTCATGCTAGATCCAACGGATATAGAGTTGGTTTCTGCCATGGCTGATTGTTCGGTTGCACTGGGAGATGCGGATAATGCCAAAACTTTTTTTGAAATAACCTGCGAGATGGGAGAAAATTACGGTAAAAATAAACGCCTATGCAAACGAGCTAAAACCATCCTGGACGTGATAAATGATCTGGCTAATAACGATCCAAACACTGGAAAGTCCTAGGTGTTAAAATTGGTCAATGATTGCCTTTTATGTCATTTTTAATATAATTATAACCAGTGCTATGTGATGTATGGGAGATTCTGTTGATATCAATGTTCGTTCGCTGACAGACATATTGTTGTCCGACGAAAAAAAGCGGCTTAGTAATCCTAAAGAAGCAATTACATTGTCGGATATTGTATCAGCAAGGCTGGAGAAAAATATGTTCGCCAGCACGATGATGTATACTCCCCATGACCACATAAATGAAGTATATCAACCAACTAAATTAGATATCTCAAAAATCGGCACAATAAGCAATGCGGTGGCCATGCTAATCCTCTCGGCCGTCAGTGCCCAGTTGATGCTGGAGACCCAGATGCAGGGTGTGGAAACCACAATGAATCAGCGTATTTCATCCAGTAATACGACGATGAAACAGATAAAGAATAAAATAAAACAGGCAAGGATAAAGACACCGTTTCAGAGGTTTATGAAGTGGCTTAATGGTACGGCCTTCATGAAGTTTATGCAGACGGAAGCCGGTAAGATAATTATGTTTGCCTTTAGTGTGGTAGCTACGATTGCAGCGGCGGTTGTTACCGTAGTTACCGGTGGAGCAGCTGCTCCGGCCCTAATCATTATGGCTGCTGCATTGGCGATGCAAATAACGGAGTTTGCCGCGGATAAAAGCATGGGTGAATTGATTACCAGCGGTATGAATGATGATAATAAGGCTAAGCTTGCACTTCAAATGGCAATAGACATTGGGTTGATGATTGGTATGAGTGTGGCTTCGGCAAATGCTGCCAAAGTTGGAAATGCCGCTGTAAAGGTTGGAACAGCGACGGTTAAAGTGGCTGCAAATATTTCTAGTGGTGTATCTAAATTAGCATCAGTTGCTAATGCCATATCAAGGATAGGCGGTAGTCTTGCAAGGTCTATAGATATTGTTCAAAAGATCCAGAGGGCCTTTTCATCCGTTATGCAAATTTACGGTGCTTTGTATCAACTTGCAGCGGGGATGGAACAGGCATCACTTACTAAAAACGCCATGGAAATTGATGCGATAAAAACTAGGTCTGATTCCTATGATAAATTCATGAATACTATCCAGGAAGGTCAGATGGCAGACATACAATCGTTGGTTAATCTTGTAAAGGACGCTTTTGCCAGAGCTGCCCAGGCAATCCAGGAAAGCGGCGAGGCCGAAAAAGCCATTGCAAGAAATATCAATGTCTAGAAGATCTCTATTTACCTATACAAAATTGGCCAAACAATTCGTCTAGCATGCTTTCATTGTCGTACTTGCCAATTATCTCACCAAGTGTTTCAAGGCTAGATCTAAGGTCACTGGCTGCCAGCTCGAGATCATTTCCTTTGGCAAGTCTTTCGAGAGTGAAGCCGATATAATCTTTGGCTTTGGTTAAAATTTGCGCATGTCTAGAGTTTACAATGAATTCATCTTCCGATGGCATCAGATTTTTTTCAATGATGATTCTGGCCATGGCTGCTTTTAAATTGTCTATGCCATAACCAGTTTTTGCAGAAACAACTACCATTTCAGCACTGGGTGGAGTTTTTATTTCCTGGCCATCCCCAAGATCGATTTTATTCAATACCAGCAGAGATGGTTTTTCGGCCAATAATTGCTTAAATTCTGTTAAATCATAATTTTTTGTAGCCGCATCGAGCACAAGAAGCATCAGATCACAGCTGGATGCAATTTCGAAGGTTTTGGCTATGCCTATTTTTTCTGGGATCGATTCCGGTGATCTTATTCCAGCCGTATCGGAAATTTTTACCATGTCTGGACCTAACCTTATGGTTTCAGAAATAAAGTCCCTGGTGGTTCCAGGTTCGGAACTGACTATGGCTCGATCAGTATTTAGTAGAGCGTTCATCAGGCTGCTTTTGCCCACATTTGGCCTGCCAACCAGTACCACATTTATACCATTCTCCAGGGAATTTTTATAAAAATTAGTATTGATTAGTCTCTGCAGGTCTTGGAATGTTTTCAGTGCAATTTGGTGTATATTTTGGTCAAATCCTGTTTCCTCATCAGGAAAATCTATGTGAGCTTCTATGGCTGCGAGAATTTTGATAATGGTCGAACTTAGGTCGGAGATTTTATTTCCAAGAGTCCCACCGAGCTGTCGTTGGGCTATTGCCAGGGCTCTTTCGCTTTTGGCATGAATGACATCCAGGACGGCTTCTGCCTGGCATAGGTCCAGCTTTCGATGCAGAAACGCGCGTCGAGTGAATTCACCTGGCTTCGCAATCCGACAGCCAATATGGCACAGAGTATCAGTTATCTTCGCCACAATAATAGGGTTTCCATGGCAATCTATTTCCAGACTATCTTCGCCGGTATAGGAATGAGATGCGTCGAAAAACAGGAATATGACCTGATCAACAACCTCGCCATTTGACGTTACAAAATTATCTAAATAGGCGTACCGTGGCTCTATTTCGTTTTTAGAAAATACAGCTGCTAGGATTGTACGACAGAGAGGGCCGCTGGCTCTTATTTTGGCTATAGCAGAGTACCCAATCGGCGTGGCCAGAGCTACAACTGTGTCATCCATAACCTATAACGGAACCAATAGTATCTAGATGAACTAATTATGTCCCGGTCCAAAGCTGCGAATGGGCGTATTTTTTGGGACAAAAGCATTTTTCAACCTAAAAATAATCCGCGCCTTCTCCAGATCATGGGGACACATCTCCATACGAACCTTATCCCCTATGGTGAGCTTGATGAAATTTTTCCTAAGTTTACCTGATATATGGGCTAGAACCACATGGTTATTTTCCAACTCTACCTTAAACATCGTCCCTGGAAGGACAGCTATTACTTTACCAACAACTTCTATACACTCATTCGCCATACATCAATAAACAATGGAAACATATAATATTGTCTTAAATTTATTATATAAATGTCAATGATATTCTATCATCGGATTTGTGATTTGGCAATATTATACACGAAATATCGCTCCAAAACTTTTGCCCATCATGGACGAGGTGCCGATGACTGTAACTGCCAAGAATGTCATGGCCCAGACGCCGAGCGCACAGGCTAAAAATGGGCCGTCAGATAGCATATGCATCAGCTCGTAAATTGCCTTTGTAATAGGATAATATTGCTGTTTTTGAGCCAGAACTATGGAGTCTGACACCTCAAGCATTGCCTGGGAGAATACCAGTAGTCCGCCGGATATTAAGTTGGCAGTGATTAGCGGAAGTGTAATCTTCAGTGACGTCTTAAAGGGATGACAACCGAGGCACTGAGCGGCTTCTTCATAGGTTATGCTTGTCTGTTGTAACCCAGCCATGGCCGAGCGAACGGCAAAGGGAATTTTTCTGACAATATAGGCTATGATCAGCAAAGCGGTCGGATTCTCTATGGGGTTGAGAATTTCAAAGGTACGACCGGTCTGGGTCATGGCCAGATAGCCAAAAGCCATTACCAGTCCGGGTACTGCCAAGGGCATCATCGATAGGGTATCTAGGATGTGACGGCCGGGAAACTTTGTTCTAACCACAACAAAAGCTATCGCAGTACCAAGTAGTATTGCACCGACCGTTGCCATACTGGAATATATAAGGCTGTTTTTTATAGATGGTACGGTCAATGGATGGCTCAGTGCGCGTTTGTAGTTATCTATAACAAATATGTCTGGTAATATGGAATTGTACCAATCCGCTGAGAACGACTTTATGATCACTGCCAGGTGCGGTAACAGTGCGGCCATTATGACCACCAGAAATGACCCAGTGCATAGCAATTGTCTGGGCACTGATATGTTCCTTGGGCCGGATAGGTGGGTTGACTTAGCCATCATGGAAAAGGTTTGTCTACCAAGTAATCCTTTCCCAAGAATATAGAACAACACCGAGAAGCCAAGCATGACCGAGACCAGTGCAAATGGAAGTGGATTGTTTCCTATGTCTTTCAGCCCAAAATAGATTTGTACAGGTGTTACTCGGTTATAGTCAAACATGAGCGGTACACCAAGTTCGGTAAAGGCCCAGATGAAGATCAGGGTACATCCGGCAAATATCCCAGGTCTGAGTAATGGAAATGTTATTTTGAAGAATCTTTTCAATCCGCGACAGCCGAGATTGCCAGCGGCTTCGTCTAGGGATGGGTCTATGTTTGCCAGGGCTGCAACCAAACTTAGATACAATATAGGGTATAGGCTTAGCGCGTTCATCAATGCTATGCCCAGGAACTTGTGTGAGCCTAACCAATCTATGTAATTACCTGGTTCGATCATGCCGAGTTTCAATAGGATGGCGTTTAAAACACCGTAGGTGCTGAATATTTGTTGTATTCCTATTGCGCCGACAAATGGCGGTAACATGATCGGTAGCAATATGGCAGATGTTAGGGTTTTTTTGAATGGAAACTTATACCTGTCGGTAAAATAGGCCAGAGGCATGGCTATCAATAGGGACAGTAACGTGGACAGCAGTCCAAGGGCTGTAGAATTTAAGAGGCCATCGATAAATACTCGGTTATGAAATATTATCTCAAAGAAACCTAGTGTAAACCGACCATCGATATTAAAAAATCCACCCTGGACGATTTCCCATATGGGCCAAATGAAAAAGCATCCTAAAAAACTTGCTGTGAGTGCAAAAACACAAAACGCTAAAAACCTTGGCATGTGTCTGGATAATTTGAATGATTTTGGCAAAATGTCCAATAATAAAATTTGGCAAAATTATGATATAAAAAAGGCTTGCCAAAACGCAGTAATTGATCTAGTTTGCACCTATATTATTAAAGTAAATGGCAAGGGTTTGTTTTATTACAGGAAAAAAACCAATTAGAGGCAGTCGTATACGTCGCCGTGGTCAAACTAAGAAAAGTGGTGGCATCGGTACCCATGTGGTTAAAAAGACAAAACGGTTGTTCAGGCCTAATTTGCAGAAAGTTAGGATTGTTTTACCGAGCCGAGAAGTTAAGCGTGTTCTTGTGTCCGTCAAAGCAATAAAAGCAGGTAAAATTATAAAGGCGATATAACATGTTAAAATACAGGTAGTTGGCATTTTTTGGTGCCATAGCTGGAGTCGGAGTTGGTGTATTTGCTGGAGTCATGAGAATTTTAGATTATCATTGTAGCCATGGAGCCTTTCGCGAGTTATTCGTATTTCGATGATTTTGATGACGAAATTGATGCCGTTGAATGGTCAGAGATGGAGTGGCGGAAGTATTTGGCGAAGATCGATGTCGACGTGTCTTTGTTTTTAAAATTATTTGTTGAAACTAGGAATATTATAAACCACATGGAGATAATAGCTTCTCACATGGGATGGATTAAGCAATCCGGTAGTTTTTTAGGTTCATTGTCACAGATCGGCGAAAAGGATCCATATACAATTCATAGGCAACCAGTTGCGATCGTTACCCGGGCGTTGTATTGTTTTTTGGCTAAAAATTGGGAACTGTTCATGAATGAGCATAAATCTCCGGATCCGCAATTGTGCTGGGTTTATGCCAGAATATTGAATACCGGTGAACGGGATGCCATATTTGCATTGGCCTGCATGGATGCCGGTGATGATAATTTAGCCCTATGTCATTTCAAGTCAGCCTTGAAATCAATAAATTATACGATGGACATCATTCAAAAGCTTAAGGCTATCAGGATGAAGTGTAGTATTTTGTTGGATGATGCATTGATTGCCTGCTTCGATCTCCGGGAAGTGTGGCTGAAAGTCATGGATTCATGTAGAGATGGATTTGATGACGATGATGAAGAAGAATGATCTATGCCAGCGTTTCCATTGTTAGTAGTAGATGATGAAAAATATACCCGTGATGCCCTGGCAAAATTGCTTGAAGGAAAGTATGATGTTTTCATGGCCAGTGGCATTGATGAGGCCATAGCCTGTCTGAAAAATCACAAATTTTGTGCTGTTTTAACCGACCTGAGGATCGGAACAGCCTCGGGTATGAGTGTGGTTGAGCACTGTGTGTTGCGTGGCATTCCATCCATAGTCATGACGGCCTACGGCGATGTGGAAACCGCTGTTTCTGCTATGAAAAACGGTGCTTTCGATTTCATTACCAAGCCAATAGATTTGCCTAAATTGGATATTTTACTGAAGCAGGCTATTAAATATCAGACAAATAAAACAGTGGTCGCAAAGCGTGGCCATGAAGCACAGAATATAATCTGCGACGAGAGCTCACCGTTCATGGATATCATTCTGAAAGCCAAGAAGATAGCAAGCAGTAGAGTGAATGTGCTTATCACCGGGGAGACCGGTACCGGCAAAGAGATAATTGCAGGGATCATACATTTTTCAGGTAATAGAAAGGACAGCCCTTTTGTTCCGGTTCATTGTGTCTCATTGTCGAGTTCATTGCTGGAAAGCGAGTTGTTTGGCCATGAAAAAGGTGCTTTTACCGGAGCCACAGCCAGACATATCGGCAGATTTGAAAAGGCGAACGGCGGTACGTTGTTTCTGGATGAGATCGGAGAAATTGACCTGCAGACCCAGATTAAACTGCTGCGCTTTTTAGAAACAAGATCGTTTGAACGGGTTGGAGGAAGTGATCAAGTGTCTGTCGATGTAAGGGTTATCTGTGCAACAAACCGAAATCTGCAGGCCATGGTTTCCGATGGAAAATTTAGAGAAGATCTATACTATAGGCTGAATGTGGTGGAGCTTAAACTGCCGCCATTGCGCGAGCGAAGGATGGACATACCAAGACTGGTTGAGCATTATGTCGGTCTATTCGCCAGAGAAAACGATATGAAGGTTTCGATTTCCCAGGAGGCGATGGAGCTATTTGTTGGGTATCAGTGGCCAGGCAATGTGCGAGAATTGAAAAATGTCTGCGAAAGCACGGTGGCTCTACTGCCAGAGAATCGTAACACCATAGCAATATGTGATTTAGATTCAAGGTGTTATTGATTTTTTACTGGATCAATTTTTCTTATTGACAAAATATTTTTTCAAAAATATGCATTATTCTGTTGTGAGTTTATGCTGTCAGTTTTTGGATGAGGACAAAGGGTACTAAGATAATTATTGTATGTAGTGGTAATACCTGTCGTAGTCCAATGGCTGAGGCATTGCTAGCAAAAGCTCTAAAGCAGGAATCCTGTGCATTAGAAGTTGTTGGCGCTGGGTTGTTTAGTTCTGGTCAAGGTGCCGATGAAAAGGCTATTTTAGCCATGGAAAAAATAGGAATTGACCTGCATGGATATAAAAGTAAAAAGCTCACACAAGATGCTGTTAATGAAGCAGCTATGGTTCTTTGTATGACAAAAGAGCAGTTGGATAGCTTTAGGAAGTTATTCGATAATGTGCCAGGACATTGTTATCTGTTGAGAGAATTTCTTGGCAGTGAGGACAGGGATATTAAGGATCCATTTGGTTGTGATTTAGAGACTTATATCAATGTAAGAAATTCAATCTCTGAAGCTATTCCATCGATAGTGAATTTTTTGAAAGAGGAATTAAATGATAATTAGTTTAGGATTAGATCAGCACGCAGTTCATCTAAAAGGTGTTATCGTAAAGTATATTGAAGGTTATGGTTTTGAAGTATTAGACAGATGTGTTGGCGACGATACGCAAGTTGATTACACTGATATCGCCAGGAAAGTTGCCAAAGATATCAGGACAATGCAGGCAAACTTTGGAGTGCTTATGTGCTATACCGGAAACGGTATGGCAATTGCAGCCAATAAGTTCCAGGGTATACGTGCGGCTCTTGTGCATACCAGCGAAAACACGATGCTGGCAAGGGCACATATCGATGCAAATGTGATGTGTGTTGGTTCGGCCTATATAACTTCGGAAAAGTTGCGCGAATTGATTGATATATTTTTTAGAACAGAGTTTTCAAGTAGTGAACATGAGCGTGAATTGAGCAAGATCGTCCAGATTGAGTTCGGGCAGTTTATGACAAAATTATAGCTCGAATTTATCTAGGCTGAGTTCTATAAGTGGTTATGCTTTAATGATTATCGGTGGTCTGCAGCGGTTTTCAACAATAGATTTTCCCGGTAAATTGGCAGCGGTTGTGTTCACCAAGGGATGCAATTTAAGGTGTCCGTTTTGCCATAACCCGGAGCTTGTCAGTGGAAAATCCCCTGCCGGTGATCTGGAGATAGGTGAAGTTTTTAACTTCCTACGAAGACGGGTTGGTCAGCTGGATGGCGTAGTTGTATCTGGTGGAGAGCCGACTTTGCATGACGATTTGGCCGACTTTGTTTTTGAGATAAAGACCATTGGTTTCGATGTAAAACTTGATACGAATGGAACCAGGCCCGATGTTATTAACTCTTTACTAGATAAAGAGTTACTGACGTATATTGCCATGGATATGAAGCATGTATATACCAAGTATGCCACCGCCTGTGGAACCCTGGATTGCGATGTCGATGATATAAAAAAAAGTGCATCTCTTCTGATTTGCAGTGGCATTGACCATGAGTTCAGGACCACCATGGTACCTGGAATTCATACCCTCTCAGATGTTCCGGAGATTGCGGCTCAACTAATTGGCGCTAAGCGATTTGCAGTACAGGAATTTATTCCAAAAAAAACTTTATCTCTGGGTGATTCATGTGAAAACACGTTTTCCCGAGAGGATTTGGAACCACTGCGCCCGATGGTCGAAGAATATGTCGATGAATTTGTAATAAGATATTGAGTTACTGAACTACTTCTTGAATATTTAGTTGTGGGTCATTAGCCTAGGTTATGGAACATTATTCTTATTCGCCTTATATTTCGGAAAGGGAACTGGATGTATTGCAGATGGCGGCGAACCAGTCCCGGGGAGTGGTGTTGGATGCGGTTGCCGCAGCCAGCTCGGGCCACCTCGGAATGCCATTGGGAGCCGCTGAGATAGGGGCAGCTTTGTTTGGTAAGTTGCTCAGATTTAACCCACTTGAGCCAAGATGGATCAATCGCGACAGGTTCATTTTGTCCGCCGGCCATGGGAGCCTATTTCTGTATTTCTGGCTGCATTTATCTGGTTTTGGAATCAGCATGGGCGACATCAAAAAATTCAGAAAGGTCGGCAGTTTGACTCCAGGTCATCCGGAGTTTGGCCTTACTCCCGGAGTTGAATGCACAACCGGACCATTGGGCCAGGGTATTGCCAACGCGGTTGGGTTTGCCATGTCATCGAAAATGTTGGCTAGCAGATTCAGTGACAAGCTCTTCGATAGCAAAGTTGTGTGTTTATGTGGAGATGGCTGTCTCCAGGAAGGTGTTTCCCATGAGGCCTGTTCACTGGCTGGTCACCTGGGCCTGAATAACCTGATACTGATCTATGATAGCAACGGTACTACGATAGATGGTTCGCTGGGTGTTTCCCAGTCAGACGATGTGGTGCTGCGATTCGAGGCCCTTGGATTCGATGTCCAGAAAATCGATGGCAATGATATCAATCAAATTATCCTGGCCTATGAAAGAGCAAAAGACAATGCATCGGATCGTCCCCGATTGATAATTGCCAAAACAATTATCGGCAAAGGGGTTAAGGAAATAGAAAATCTGAACATAGCCCATGGAGAGTTTGGGGCCAGGTATGTTAAAGATGCGAAAAAAGACCTTGGGCTTGGGTCTGACGAGTTCTGGTTGTCCGAAGAAGTTCGTGGTTTTTTCAAAAATCG includes the following:
- a CDS encoding anaerobic ribonucleoside-triphosphate reductase activating protein, with amino-acid sequence MIIGGLQRFSTIDFPGKLAAVVFTKGCNLRCPFCHNPELVSGKSPAGDLEIGEVFNFLRRRVGQLDGVVVSGGEPTLHDDLADFVFEIKTIGFDVKLDTNGTRPDVINSLLDKELLTYIAMDMKHVYTKYATACGTLDCDVDDIKKSASLLICSGIDHEFRTTMVPGIHTLSDVPEIAAQLIGAKRFAVQEFIPKKTLSLGDSCENTFSREDLEPLRPMVEEYVDEFVIRY
- a CDS encoding sigma-54 dependent transcriptional regulator — translated: MPAFPLLVVDDEKYTRDALAKLLEGKYDVFMASGIDEAIACLKNHKFCAVLTDLRIGTASGMSVVEHCVLRGIPSIVMTAYGDVETAVSAMKNGAFDFITKPIDLPKLDILLKQAIKYQTNKTVVAKRGHEAQNIICDESSPFMDIILKAKKIASSRVNVLITGETGTGKEIIAGIIHFSGNRKDSPFVPVHCVSLSSSLLESELFGHEKGAFTGATARHIGRFEKANGGTLFLDEIGEIDLQTQIKLLRFLETRSFERVGGSDQVSVDVRVICATNRNLQAMVSDGKFREDLYYRLNVVELKLPPLRERRMDIPRLVEHYVGLFARENDMKVSISQEAMELFVGYQWPGNVRELKNVCESTVALLPENRNTIAICDLDSRCY
- a CDS encoding low molecular weight protein arginine phosphatase, with protein sequence MRTKGTKIIIVCSGNTCRSPMAEALLAKALKQESCALEVVGAGLFSSGQGADEKAILAMEKIGIDLHGYKSKKLTQDAVNEAAMVLCMTKEQLDSFRKLFDNVPGHCYLLREFLGSEDRDIKDPFGCDLETYINVRNSISEAIPSIVNFLKEELNDN
- a CDS encoding RpiB/LacA/LacB family sugar-phosphate isomerase, with product MIISLGLDQHAVHLKGVIVKYIEGYGFEVLDRCVGDDTQVDYTDIARKVAKDIRTMQANFGVLMCYTGNGMAIAANKFQGIRAALVHTSENTMLARAHIDANVMCVGSAYITSEKLRELIDIFFRTEFSSSEHERELSKIVQIEFGQFMTKL
- a CDS encoding iron ABC transporter permease, translating into MPRFLAFCVFALTASFLGCFFIWPIWEIVQGGFFNIDGRFTLGFFEIIFHNRVFIDGLLNSTALGLLSTLLSLLIAMPLAYFTDRYKFPFKKTLTSAILLPIMLPPFVGAIGIQQIFSTYGVLNAILLKLGMIEPGNYIDWLGSHKFLGIALMNALSLYPILYLSLVAALANIDPSLDEAAGNLGCRGLKRFFKITFPLLRPGIFAGCTLIFIWAFTELGVPLMFDYNRVTPVQIYFGLKDIGNNPLPFALVSVMLGFSVLFYILGKGLLGRQTFSMMAKSTHLSGPRNISVPRQLLCTGSFLVVIMAALLPHLAVIIKSFSADWYNSILPDIFVIDNYKRALSHPLTVPSIKNSLIYSSMATVGAILLGTAIAFVVVRTKFPGRHILDTLSMMPLAVPGLVMAFGYLAMTQTGRTFEILNPIENPTALLIIAYIVRKIPFAVRSAMAGLQQTSITYEEAAQCLGCHPFKTSLKITLPLITANLISGGLLVFSQAMLEVSDSIVLAQKQQYYPITKAIYELMHMLSDGPFLACALGVWAMTFLAVTVIGTSSMMGKSFGAIFRV
- the rpmB gene encoding 50S ribosomal protein L28, which produces MARVCFITGKKPIRGSRIRRRGQTKKSGGIGTHVVKKTKRLFRPNLQKVRIVLPSREVKRVLVSVKAIKAGKIIKAI
- a CDS encoding SycD/LcrH family type III secretion system chaperone; amino-acid sequence: MDGDGKLKIDKSFDELLTKYFSDKDPNVALYEKIPGISDINLEAAYGIGYDLFQKKKYDKAHSIFYFLCILNHFQKKYWKALALTCYMMRKYEESRMMYFTAFMLDPTDIELVSAMADCSVALGDADNAKTFFEITCEMGENYGKNKRLCKRAKTILDVINDLANNDPNTGKS
- the mnmE gene encoding tRNA uridine-5-carboxymethylaminomethyl(34) synthesis GTPase MnmE, which produces MDDTVVALATPIGYSAIAKIRASGPLCRTILAAVFSKNEIEPRYAYLDNFVTSNGEVVDQVIFLFFDASHSYTGEDSLEIDCHGNPIIVAKITDTLCHIGCRIAKPGEFTRRAFLHRKLDLCQAEAVLDVIHAKSERALAIAQRQLGGTLGNKISDLSSTIIKILAAIEAHIDFPDEETGFDQNIHQIALKTFQDLQRLINTNFYKNSLENGINVVLVGRPNVGKSSLMNALLNTDRAIVSSEPGTTRDFISETIRLGPDMVKISDTAGIRSPESIPEKIGIAKTFEIASSCDLMLLVLDAATKNYDLTEFKQLLAEKPSLLVLNKIDLGDGQEIKTPPSAEMVVVSAKTGYGIDNLKAAMARIIIEKNLMPSEDEFIVNSRHAQILTKAKDYIGFTLERLAKGNDLELAASDLRSSLETLGEIIGKYDNESMLDELFGQFCIGK